One Brassica oleracea var. oleracea cultivar TO1000 chromosome C7, BOL, whole genome shotgun sequence genomic window carries:
- the LOC106301149 gene encoding allantoate deiminase, whose translation MAVLHPSSSRSYHILSNAYHTSFHHHHHHNHHHHHHPSLVIFWCLVISLLSPLAVSSSSSSSSSSSSASSSSSSASQISLGIGETEGTKQDLHLSILRDESVARLHELGQVSDAATHLERTFMSPASIRGIKLLREWMEDAGLSTWVDNMGNVHGRVEPKNGSTPALLIGSHMDTVIDAGKYDGSLGIISAISALKVLKVNGKLGELKRPVEVIAFSDEEGVRFQCTFLGSAALAGIMPVSRLEITDKSGITVQDALKENSIDITEENLTQLKYDPASVWGYVEVHIEQGPVLEYVGYPLGVVKGIAGQTRLKVTVKGSQGHAGTVPMSLRQDPMTGAAELIVLMESVCKNPKEYLTCDGQCNEETIESLANSLVCTVGEISTWPSASNVIPGQVAFTVDLRTIDDVGRNAILHDLSTRMYQICDKRSLLCSIERKHDADAVISDPHLSLQLKSAAQSALKKITGEVQDEVPVLMSGAGHDAMAMSYLTKVGMLFVRCRGGISHSPAEHVLDDDVGAAGLAILEFLESQL comes from the exons ATGGCGGTTCTTCATCCTTCCTCCTCTAGATCTTATCATATCCTCTCTAATGCCTACCACACTAGCTTCCATCACCATCATCATCATAACCATCACCATCATCATCACCCTTCGCTTGTGATATTCTGGTGCCTCGTGATTTCTCTGTTGTCTCCTCTCGCTGTCTCCTCTTCATCCTCCTCCTCCTCCTCTTCTTCCTCTGCCTCGTCCTCGTCGTCGTCTGCTTCCCAAATCTCCCTCG GAATCGGTGAAACAGAAGGGACGAAGCAAGATCTGCATCTGTCGATCCTTAGGGACGAATCTGTGGCAAGGTTACACGAGCTTGGACAG GTGAGTGATGCAGCTACTCATTTAGAGAGGACTTTCATGAGTCCAGCATCCATAAGGGGAATAAAACTTCTTCGTGAATGGATGGAAGATGCCGGTTTATCAAC ATGGGTTGATAACATGGGGAATGTACATGGTCGAGTGGAACCAAAGAATGGAAGCACCCCGGCTCTTCTTATTGGTTCTCATATG GACACTGTTATTGATGCTGGTAAATACGATGGCTCATTAGGCATAATCTCTGCTATCTCTGCATTGAAGGTTCTGAAAGTAAATGGGAAGTTAGGAGAACTAAAGCGACCTGTTGAG GTGATTGCGTTTAGTGATGAGGAAGGTGTGAGATTCCAGTGTACTTTCCTAGGCAGTGCTGCTCTGGCTGGTATCATGCCAGTTTCTCGGTTGGAGATTACTGATAAAAG TGGTATTACTGTGCAAGATGCTTTAAAAGAGAACTCCATAGACATAACAGAGGAAAATCTTACGCAGCTCAAATATGATCCTGCTTCTGTTTGGGGCTATGTAGAG GTTCACATTGAGCAAGGGCCCGTGCTTGAATATGTTGGTTATCCACTAGGAGTAGTAAAAGGTATTGCAGGACAGACTAGACTCAAG GTTACTGTAAAAGGCTCTCAAGGACATGCTGGAACAGTTCCAATGTCACTGCGTCAAGACCCTATGACTGGTGCTGCGGAACTCATTGTACTAATGGAGAGTGTTTGCAAAAACCCTAAAGAGTACTTAACTTGTGATGGCCAATGCAACGAGGAGACAATAGAATCTCTTGCTAATTCACTTGTCTGTACTGTTGGAGAAATTTCTACTTGGCCAAGTGCTAGCAATGTCATCCCAGGACAG GTAGCTTTCACTGTGGATTTACGTACAATAGATGACGTAGGACGCAATGCTATTCTCCATGACTTATCAACTAGGATGTATCAAATATGTGACAAAAGATCGCTTTTGTGCTCCATTGAACGAAAG CACGATGCAGATGCAGTAATATCAGATCCGCACTTGAGTTTACAGCTGAAATCAGCAGCTCAGAGTGCCCTTAAGAAGATCACAGGAGAGGTCCAAGACGAGGTCCCTGTGCTAATGAGTGGAGCAGGACATGATGCTATGGCTATGTCTTACTTAACTAAG GTGGGAATGTTATTCGTCCGGTGTCGTGGAGGAATAAGTCATTCTCCGGCAGAACATGTACTGGATGATGATGTTGGTGCAGCCGGTTTAGCCATCTTGGAGTTTCTAGAGTCTCAGTTGTAA
- the LOC106302250 gene encoding uncharacterized protein LOC106302250: MALSATMVGALLGLGTQMYSNALRKLPYMRHPWEHVVGMGLGAVFANQLVRWDVKLKEDLEVMLDKARAANERRYFDEDRD; this comes from the exons ATGGCTCTGAGTGCGACGATGGTGGGAGCTCTGCTGGGACTCGGCACCCAGATGTATTCCAACGCTCTCCGCAAGCTCCCTTACATGCGCC ATCCGTGGGAGCATGTGGTGGGCATGGGACTCGGTGCTGTGTTCGCGAACCAGCTCGTGAGATGGGATGTGAAGCTCAAGGAAGATCTCGAGGTGATGCTCGATAAGGCTAGAGCTGCCAACGAGCGCCGTTACTTTG ATGAAGATCGGGATTAG